In the Thunnus albacares chromosome 10, fThuAlb1.1, whole genome shotgun sequence genome, AGTTTGATTTTCCCCACAGCTCTACTGAAGTTCCTAGAAAACATCCCCTCCTTACTGAGAATGGAAGAGAAACTGATCATTGCGGTCTCCGGTTTCGCGTAACTGTGAGGGTCATCATTGTTTACCGCGACATAAACAACTAGCCTTTAATGCTTTATTTCATAAGCTACTCGGCCAACAACGTGCTTTCAAAAGTAAAACggcatatttcatttttaaataatagaCTAGGCACGTATTTCTCACTAAATAATACACAGTGGAAACATGGACGATTGTATATTTTGTCATTCTTTTCAAATTCATGACCTGTCGAATAGCTTGACCACAGACTTGATACCGGCTATTACCGGACCTGATGTCTGCAGCGCTGCTTGAACGACCCGCCTCCTGCAGACGAGAGAGCAGCAGCCACCAACCGGAACCCTTTGATGTGAGTGTCCGGTGCTAAATGACGATCTTGTCTACACATTTAACACGaggctgttacacacagattcaagGTTTATAGGCTCTAGTTAGATCATTTGTAACATATCGGTTGTCCTCGCGTTGAGTTCTGAGCTCATCAGCCGTcgagacatttttattttactgcaacaaaGTACAAACTTTCCCTGGAAagtcaacacatttttttcctgtccTGTCAAGTTTGTTATTACGGGCTGTTTCCAGTTTCAATATTACTAGATGCCACCTTTTGTAATTGTTGaagtaaataacaaaacaatatgaCAACAGGTATATAACGAAGACACATTGAACTGTACTGCTTCTTAAAACATAAATTCAACAAATGAACTAGTTTGTCTACCACTGTCAGTATATttgtgatgatgtgttttgGGACGACATGCCTCaccgttttgtttttttctttcagttatCTCTAGATGCATCTATTCAtccagatagttttggttttatttgttcaggCTTTAAGATCTCGGTCTCTGCCCGTCTTCACCTcaatacaaatgtgtttttcttcaactGTCCAATACAGTGGAAATCAACGGATAATCCACAAAATTAActttaataaaatacattaaaattaatttacatgGGAATATTTTCTACTGAAGATATACTCCCTATGAAAACCGTCCACATTGAGGTCTGTTGAAATGTTCACCTTTGTTGTATTGTGGTGTAagcagcagaaatctcagataTATGTCTCAAAACCTCTTTTATGGGTACATTTACTGAGGAGTAATATGACAGCAGCCTTTAATTTAAAGAAGAAACATACGttaatttgaattatatttatttttagaatAGCTCACATGCTACATGATTTGGACTTTGTGAAATGCATCCAGTCTTCCTCAGTCCACCAAGACTAATGCAGCATAGTTAACTGGCTAACAATCCCATACCAGGACATTTGCTCCAATGGTGATCGCTGTTGATTGTGTCAGCTGGCTGATCTATACAGCATTTTGTATGGTGAGTAACACCCAACCCAACAATACTATATCCAACACAGACAGGCAATATGGGGTCTCACTGAAAGGTTTGATGAAAACACAGAATCTGCAGGTTTGGGACATTTCAGATCTAACTTTTAGTTCTGGGACGTGATCCTACAGAGCAGATCTGCAATATAAATAAAGGCACaaataaaaagagcaaaagaaacTTATAATCTCCTTTACCCCGACCACACCCAGTACCATTAAAACCCAGTGATGGGTAAATGTTACATCTTCAAATGATCCTAAAATGCATGACGAGACCTTCAACAgactaaaaaataaatcttttgaTTCCACAAACCCTCCACCACAGCGCTATACCTCTTGGGAGACAAAGGAAACATAAAGTTCCCTCGATATCAGTCCTCCAGCCTCTTCTTTGTGTCCGAGCTGCTCCGCTGTGTGTCTGGAGTGTACGTTATACATTTACAGATCTGAATCCAGTCAAATGTGTCACCTGTCAGACCAGGTCagtacagtaaaatacagtgttGTGTGTGCAAAGTAAACTCAACATGTTTGTCATTTCTGGCCATGGAAGCTTTTGTTAGgccacacaaatacacaagtgCATGCACGGATTGATTTAAAGTCTGTAAGTTAGTGACAGCTGAACTAAAACATTCAtaaccactgtgtgtgtgtgtgtgtgtttctgtgtctgtgtgtgtttatactgaAAAACATTCAGTATATTAATAATACGTTTGATTCTGAAAttctgatatatatatttttccatttttaaaaaaaagtgtcatttcttcatgtcattttaagacAAGATGCaccatttatatacatttactTTACAACGGAGACTTTGTGAGttatggattttaaaaaaaaacaaaaacagagggGGGCATATTGTGTGATCAACTCGAGCCTCTGCTGCGAGTGGTGCTGAAAGTCTCTCCACGTCTCCGTCTTTACCCTCGTTTCCTTTCTTTCAACTCGATTACtgctttttccattttcagccATCTCTCAGTTTCTTAATGATGAACAGCAGAGAATCTCCAGGCTGAGAGTCGTCTACTGAGCAACAGTgacccttttcctctcctcatcaAGTCTATAACAAGGACTGTTCacagtattttcctcactgctAACACTCCTGGTCCTGTACTTATGGAATGTCGAGCCTCCATCCACCGGTCCGGGTTCAGTCACTGCAGTCTGTGCCCCTCCCTCTCCGTCCCCACCCTCAgatctttctttccatctccaTCAGTCCAGTTTGCGTGCGCCCAGTTTGAGAGGACCTTTAGCAGCTTTGCGCTCCGCCCGCTTCGCCTCCagctctttcctcctctcctcccgtTTCTTCTTGGACAGCTCGGCTTTACTGAGACCTGGTGGTCgatacagaaagacagacagttcAAAGAAAAGGCATAAAGTAGCTACATCATAACTATCTAATGGGAATACCTGAACAGAGGTAAGTATACAGAAAAAGTTCTGGTGAATATTTAGAGTCAGAGGACTAAAAATGCTCCAGTAATGAGAACAGATGCCACAGAAatcacataaaaccaaaaaaactcAAACAGATGGTTGGAtttttataaaatgtccaactaaGTGTAAATGTGACATCTGTTTGCAGCTCATTTTGACCAATTAAAAAGAGTCGTGTTTCTGATGAGGGAGGCAGGCCGATAGACTTACCCTGGCTTCCATCCACAGACTCCCAGCTCTCCTCAGCTCCCCAGTCTCCTGTTGCCTCTGCAGCCCATCCATCTGCAGCCTGACCgggagaaaacacaacacacgaCTCAATTAAACTGATCACACTGACCCTTATATTCCTGACTGCACCcctattttatttgtttcatgtgCGTGCTTTCATAACCTAAAGATCATGCTCTCATTAAGGGAATGCAGTATTTTAGGTGGTTGTTCTTAATCCAGATTGTACAAATTGCATCATTATCTCAACAGTTTTGTTTAATGTCCCCTTGCCTCGTCTTTACAAGCCAACTggtctaaaaacaaaacacgttATATTCATACTTGTATGTTAAGAGATTTGAAACTTCAGTAAAACATCCAGCAAAACCATCTGCAAACCTTCACTGTGATGGCTCTGATCTATGACAGTGAATGAATGATTGTGAACACAGTAACTGCTCTGGAGTGTCTCCtattcagtaaaaaaacaagGGGTGATGCAAGTATGTCCACCAAGGCTCTATGTCACAAAGttaatgaaataatgtaaaacacaaTTAGTGTATAATTCACCAGCCTAGTGATGATCAACAACAGAAATCAGACACTGAGCTGTAAGTCAAAACAGATGCTGACGCCCCCCCATGTCAAACATAAATCCAGCTTTAGATTTGACAGCACTAAGCGTCTCCCGTctcccttcttctcctcctcctcttcctctatcCCTCTACTTCTGATCTGATGGTAACATCAAGTGTACTGTTATTTGTATTTggtcacatttttttcacaacaaCAATGTGAATAGTTAGCTGTGCacattagctgttagctgtgcGCATGTATCGGACATTCATTTAAACATgtaactagagctgcaacagtgggtcaattaattgattagtcaattgacagaagattaatcaccaactattttggtaatgGATTAattgtgagtcatttttttaagaaaaaatgtccaaattctctgattccagcttctcaatgttaatgttttctggtttatttagtgaaaatctttgggttgtggactgttggtcagaacaAAAGacgacatttgaggacgtcacttTGGGCTGTAGCAAACTGTGAACGTCATTTTCAGAGATTTTATAGACCACACAactaaacaagaaaataatcaacagactaatagataattaaaataattgttagctgcagtcAAACTTGTAACAAATAAATGAGGATGCAGCATTTTTATCTCTATTCAATGAATCGATCTGTTATCTTCAGCTTGTGATTCACAATTTCTGTCAAACTTTTTTTACGTTTCAGATCTTATCAGCACAAATCGGGTTTGTCTCTCTATCCTTTACTCTTGTGTCTTGTtgcttccctctctcctcaccGTGGCAGCAGTGCCGGCTGTGTTTCTCTGCGACACGCTGGCAAACAGGTCGTTCTGATTGACTCCTTTGGTTGTGCTGCTGCTTTCCCAGTTGTACTCGCTGGCTAACCGCACCCCCTCAGGCAGCGGCAGCGTCTTGTCAACTGAGGTCGTGTCCGTCTCCTCCTCGCCCCAGTCGTTGCCCCAGCCTTCCTCGCCCGCAGAACTCTGCCCCTGGCCGTCTTTCTCGTTGGACCAGCTGTCGTCGGCGTCCCAGCCAGAGCTGCTCCAGTCAGAGCTCTGCTTTTTCATCGCCATGGAGGACGACGTCCGGCCCACCTagataataacaaaacaatcaattcaTCCGcccaaaagaagacatttttatcttttgcttctctttcatttgatattattgtgattacagtAGTATTAGGTTCATAAAAGCAGTCTGGTGATATTATAGGACACATACTCCTCTGTCACTGGCCTTCTTTTTGGATGATGACATTCCTGACCAGTCAGTGGTCCAGTCATCAGTCTCGGTGTGAGCTTTCTCTGGATCCTTAGTGGGAGAAGCAACATAATCTAACATAAACGTACGTGTCTCTACAATTATTAGCAATCTTCTCTTTCAGAAGTGTTGAAATCGTACCTCTAAACTTCCCCAATCTTCCTCGTCGTCCCAGCGGTCTCCTATTGGCTCGTCGTCATTGTCCGTCACTTCTGGAGTCTGCGATTGGTTGGCACGGCTAGAGGCAGCATGGTGAGTCAGAGAAGCTTGTGGAGTTTTATCTTCAGAATCTGTGATAGAAAGAACGagataaagaataaaacataGTACAGTACATAGTCTATACTTCTGGCAGATGTGAAGACTATACACCTATCCAAACATAATTCAATGTTGGGTGGTGTGCTAATATAAGGATATATAACATCATCATTAACACAGATGCAGCACATTATTGTGCAGATCCCAGCTGTACTGCCATTCTACTAAATGTCTCTCCAGGCTCCCCTCACTGCCTTTCTATTGTACACAACCTGAATTATTAATCATGAAGCTCTTATGtgactgaaaaataatttactaGCATGTTTCCACAGGCTATTATAATGTCATACAGATAAGGTGGCAGAAGTGTCTCATGCAGTCTGACTTCTTTTGTTTGCCTTCATCCAGTTTATAACATTTTGTTGACTCTTATCAGATACGTGAGGAAGAGTCTTATTGTTTGACAACATCTGACAACATTTTTGTGGTGACTTTAGTATTAAGGAACATTCTCCTCTCCTGATTCTTTGATTTAGCATGAATATCGTAACTGGATATCACACAATTTGAATACTGGAACCCAATTAGCATGATCAGGCTAAGTGTTTGTCAGCAGATAACACATAAGGTCCCTGCACATCCACTACATCCCTACCAGGTACAGTTGCTGCATCAGTGGCGCTGGTAGGGCCGGTGGCATTGGCAGGATCACTGCCCTCAACCGCTACACCTCCCTCTGTCCCTGGAGCGTTGCGGATCAGCTTAGAAGTTATCGTCGACATGCCGGTTACAGCCCAGCCGGCCCAGCTGGAAGAGGCACCTGCAGGCTGAGCGCAGGACGCTACGTCCTTTTCTGCAGGACAGACGGGAGAGAGACTTTCATGTAAAAATTCCACTCGCTGGTTTTCTTACTGAATGAGACATGAATGTAGAAAGCAGGTTGCAGCTCAGCGCGGTGCGTTACATACCGATCTCAGCCAGCTTAGTTGGATCTTCTGACACCGTCTCCAGCTTGGAAATAAAACTCTTGATGGCTTTGAACGcctgacagagaggagagggtaGAATAGCACGTTCTGAGTAAAAACTCTGCATTCATTTTCCATGATATGGTAACAAATGTTATCTCCAGTATACAGTGGTTAAACAtctaaatatgaagctgaatTATTTAGCCAGAAAGAGGTGGTAAAGTTTGGTAAAAACAACTGGCATCACAAGCCAGCTAGAATCTAGAGCTGATCGTTGCTCTTGACACTTCTGAGCTCTTAGACTCATCCAAAAAATTTCATCTGGGGTCACAGTGTCTTAAATTAAACAAGTAAAGCAGCGTTTGCTAAGCTGCTGAGCATCATGAGTCAGTAATGATCCACTTAATATTCTTAGTTAATATGTTGATATTTTGCTGAAATTTTAATCAAAGCAAAGAATCTGCCGTTATTTTGCTCTTAAATTATCTATCTTGACTACATTTTCTCTAATTAATTTTGTAATAAATACTGTTGTTGTAGAGACCAGGCTTCACTGTGCTGCCTTATTCTGCTGTGTGACGGTAACACTTATTGCTTGTGTCTCTGTGAGAGGAACTGATAGAGGGCAGCAGAacccaaaatgtttttctctagGTTGTGTAGTTCTGCACCTTAAAACAGACAAGCTGGCAGATGTGTGTCGTGCAGTGTTAACATCTCATATTACTGTCTGTTGGGGAGAGTACTTGTATCAGATTACTATAATTAACCATTCACATGAATCCAGCCTGTTCTTTACTTATCTAATAGGGGCCACAGTaacaaaaaagtagaaaatcatGAAATAAATTAAGTCAAACAATTTCTGTGGCTGACAAAACACTTTTGAATTTACTTTAAATAATGAGTAACAATATCAATTTGTAGATGTTTTCTTATCTGCACAGTAAAGACATCATGTAGTGATAAATCCCTAACAGACATGTGTACCTGGTCCCTGACGCTCTTATCAGGGTCAACAGTTATAGCACAGAGCGTGGGTAAGATTCTGGCAGCGATCTCCGTTACACTGTAGTAGTTGTGTGTGGCGGCGAATCCCAGCACGCCGGCGGAGCGTGAAGCTGGGAAGGGGTCTTTAGTGGCTCGTGAGAAGGCGGAAATCAGAACACGCTGTCGAgtctgtgggaaaaaaaaaggatgaacaTTTAAATAGGAAGTACACTAGTGTAGGTGGACTTCTACAGCAAGCTGGTTGGAAAACATCAGTTCAACATATTGCACAGAACGGTGTGGGAGTGGTTTACCCCGGCGTTGAGGTAGGAGGCAATCTTGCCCAGGCAGACGGTGGTGTTGCAGCGTATCGGGCCTTGTTCATCTCTGGCCTGCAGCCTGGCAAAGTGCCGCATCAGCTCCTGGTTCAGGTTGGTCTCATTCAGTTTGGGAGCCAGAAGCAGCATAGACTGGAGgcggagagaaagaaaagtaaCGACTGCAGCAGGCTGACAACATACTGAAGAGAAGTAACATATATTAAGTCCTCCAGGGTTGTAGTTTGAGTTTGAATACCTTAACAGTCTGTTCTCTGATGGCAGGGTTGGTGTCTGTGAAGCCATGAACGACGTGAGGGAAAATCTGGGAATTGACTGCTGCCTCATTCAGATACTGAATAAACTGCTCCATCtgaagacagacaaacagacagagaggagaaacaatGTTAGattcaataaatgttttcatcctgtaacacagactttaaaa is a window encoding:
- the scyl1 gene encoding N-terminal kinase-like protein produces the protein MWSFFARDPVKDFAYEILPDTQEKSGIWTLHRGKRKTSGEPVSVFLYEMAQGTEQQTQLAKAAFKRMKTLRHPNILAYVDGLETEKSLYLVTEQVTPLAVHLKAQAEKGGSSELEVSWGLHQILKALSFLVNDCHLLHNNLGVWAVFVDRAGEWKLGALDHVAPEQGDPSGVALPAPKVVYPDMEKYDPPEMPNSSGEKWAGEVWRLGCLIWEVFNGPLPRTSSLRSLGKVPKALVPHYCELVGANPRARPNPARFLQNCRTPGGFLSNSFVESNLFLEEIQIKEPAEKQQFFQDLSDNLDSFPEDFCKHKVLPQLLTAFEFGNAGAVVLTPLFKVGKFLSAEEYQQKIIPVIVKMFSSTDRAMRIRLLQQMEQFIQYLNEAAVNSQIFPHVVHGFTDTNPAIREQTVKSMLLLAPKLNETNLNQELMRHFARLQARDEQGPIRCNTTVCLGKIASYLNAGTRQRVLISAFSRATKDPFPASRSAGVLGFAATHNYYSVTEIAARILPTLCAITVDPDKSVRDQAFKAIKSFISKLETVSEDPTKLAEIEKDVASCAQPAGASSSWAGWAVTGMSTITSKLIRNAPGTEGGVAVEGSDPANATGPTSATDAATVPDSEDKTPQASLTHHAASSRANQSQTPEVTDNDDEPIGDRWDDEEDWGSLEDPEKAHTETDDWTTDWSGMSSSKKKASDRGVGRTSSSMAMKKQSSDWSSSGWDADDSWSNEKDGQGQSSAGEEGWGNDWGEEETDTTSVDKTLPLPEGVRLASEYNWESSSTTKGVNQNDLFASVSQRNTAGTAATAADGWAAEATGDWGAEESWESVDGSQGLSKAELSKKKREERRKELEAKRAERKAAKGPLKLGARKLD